In the Aneurinibacillus soli genome, one interval contains:
- a CDS encoding phosphoglycerate kinase, with amino-acid sequence MNKKSVRDVEVQGKRVFCRFDFNVPMENGHITDDTRIRATLPTIEYLVQNGARVIMASHSGRPKGQVVEEMRLNAVAERLSQLLGQNVIKVDDVYSEAVRETAEKLKDGDVMLLENVRFHPGEEKNDEELSKQFASLADLFVNDAFGTAHRAHASTAGVARYVEGVAGFLMEKEIEFLGKALSQPERPFTAIIGGAKVKDKIGVIENLLEKVDTLIVGGGLSNTFVKAQGHDVGSSLLEEEKVELAKSFMDKATEKGVKFLIPVDVVVADRFANDAETKIVDTDAIPAGWQALDIGPKTIELYKSAILESKTVIWNGPMGVFEMDSFAEGTNTVARTLKEVNGITIIGGGDSVAAVEKAGVAEAMTHISTGGGASLEFMEGKELPGIAVLADK; translated from the coding sequence ATGAATAAGAAATCTGTACGCGATGTAGAAGTACAAGGAAAGCGAGTATTCTGCCGCTTTGACTTTAACGTGCCGATGGAAAACGGCCATATTACAGACGATACACGCATTCGTGCCACGTTGCCGACAATCGAATACTTGGTGCAGAATGGTGCACGCGTCATCATGGCAAGCCACTCTGGCCGCCCAAAAGGACAAGTTGTAGAAGAGATGCGCTTGAACGCTGTGGCAGAACGTTTGTCACAATTGCTGGGTCAGAACGTGATTAAAGTAGATGACGTATATAGTGAAGCTGTACGCGAGACAGCAGAAAAGCTAAAGGATGGCGACGTGATGCTGCTTGAGAACGTGCGCTTCCATCCAGGTGAAGAGAAAAACGATGAGGAATTGTCTAAACAATTCGCCTCGCTGGCGGACTTGTTCGTAAATGATGCATTCGGAACGGCTCACCGGGCCCATGCTTCCACTGCCGGTGTGGCGCGCTATGTGGAAGGTGTGGCAGGTTTCCTGATGGAAAAAGAAATTGAATTCCTTGGCAAAGCACTGTCCCAACCAGAGAGACCGTTTACGGCTATCATTGGCGGAGCAAAAGTAAAAGATAAAATCGGTGTGATTGAGAATCTGCTGGAAAAAGTGGATACGTTAATCGTAGGCGGTGGTCTGTCTAATACATTTGTTAAAGCACAGGGCCACGATGTAGGCAGTTCTCTGTTAGAAGAAGAAAAAGTGGAACTGGCAAAGTCTTTCATGGATAAAGCGACTGAAAAAGGCGTGAAGTTCCTTATTCCGGTCGATGTAGTAGTAGCGGACCGTTTTGCCAATGATGCCGAAACAAAAATTGTAGACACAGATGCAATTCCGGCTGGTTGGCAGGCTCTTGATATTGGTCCGAAAACCATTGAGTTGTACAAGTCTGCTATCCTTGAATCCAAAACCGTCATCTGGAACGGGCCGATGGGTGTGTTTGAAATGGATTCATTTGCGGAAGGAACAAATACAGTGGCACGCACGCTCAAGGAAGTGAATGGGATCACAATCATCGGCGGCGGCGATTCGGTTGCGGCGGTAGAAAAAGCAGGCGTGGCAGAAGCCATGACACATATCTCGACAGGTGGCGGCGCTTCGCTTGAGTTCATGGAAGGCAAGGAACTTCCGGGGATCGCGGTGCTCGCTGACAAGTAA
- the secG gene encoding preprotein translocase subunit SecG: protein MAVALKIVLVIICIALIGIVLLQSGKSAGLGSISGGAEQIMGKAKARGIDAVLNKVTIVLAALFIVLSITVAYIVK, encoded by the coding sequence ATGGCAGTAGCATTAAAAATTGTACTTGTGATTATTTGTATTGCGTTGATCGGGATCGTACTGCTTCAGTCTGGTAAAAGTGCAGGACTTGGTTCGATTAGCGGGGGCGCGGAACAGATCATGGGTAAAGCGAAAGCGCGCGGTATCGATGCCGTTTTAAATAAAGTCACAATCGTACTGGCCGCGCTGTTTATTGTATTATCGATTACTGTTGCTTACATCGTTAAATAG
- a CDS encoding Fur family transcriptional regulator → MRQNIIDIVIARIKERGGRVTVQRLAIINVLLRLDHPTAEEIYQFMQDDFPTLSFTTVYNTLKSLKELDVVHEHYQDERSRFEITEEAHHHFHCLRCDKLIDIPGDQVSVKTASDIEEQYGVLETRVMLEGTCPTCLVKETDKP, encoded by the coding sequence ATGAGGCAAAACATCATTGACATCGTAATTGCCCGGATTAAAGAGCGGGGTGGCCGGGTGACTGTGCAGCGTCTAGCAATCATTAATGTGCTACTGCGGCTTGACCATCCAACGGCCGAAGAGATTTACCAGTTTATGCAGGATGATTTTCCAACGCTGTCGTTTACGACCGTATATAATACACTCAAATCGCTGAAAGAACTCGATGTTGTTCATGAACATTACCAGGATGAGCGCTCCCGTTTTGAGATTACGGAAGAAGCGCATCATCACTTTCACTGCTTGCGCTGCGATAAGCTCATTGATATTCCAGGCGACCAAGTATCCGTTAAGACTGCCTCAGACATTGAGGAGCAGTATGGTGTACTTGAGACCAGGGTAATGCTCGAAGGAACTTGTCCGACCTGCCTGGTGAAGGAGACGGACAAGCCTTGA
- a CDS encoding alpha/beta hydrolase, translating to MIGCLLIHGFTGSPYEVEPLASHLSRRGWRIETPVLAGHDGDSRSLRDVTWHDWVRSAEEVLQDMLLTCQKVYVIGFSMGGMIATYLATRYNIDRLVLLNASIFYINPRQLFRDAAAIIKKHFTSETDTREAYRRYLKKAATTPPRAVIHFRHLVKVLRQELPRITVPTLIVQGGQDDLVEPRSASYIYNQIRSAEKYVHILPESKHMICHDCEQAQLFVLVDQFLSDCSATTRRSDAD from the coding sequence ATGATAGGATGTTTGCTGATCCATGGATTTACTGGGAGTCCGTATGAGGTGGAGCCGCTCGCGAGCCACTTATCTAGGCGAGGCTGGCGTATCGAGACACCGGTATTAGCTGGTCATGATGGAGATTCACGTAGCCTTCGTGATGTGACCTGGCATGATTGGGTGCGCTCTGCCGAAGAGGTGCTACAGGATATGTTGTTAACTTGCCAAAAGGTGTATGTCATTGGCTTTTCGATGGGGGGCATGATTGCAACCTATCTGGCGACCCGCTATAACATTGACCGTCTTGTGCTTTTGAATGCCAGTATATTCTATATCAATCCACGCCAGCTGTTCCGCGATGCGGCAGCCATCATCAAGAAACACTTCACTTCAGAAACGGATACACGAGAAGCATACCGTCGCTATCTAAAAAAGGCAGCCACTACTCCGCCACGTGCTGTTATTCATTTTCGCCATCTTGTGAAAGTGCTCAGGCAGGAATTGCCACGTATTACGGTGCCGACTCTGATCGTTCAGGGAGGACAGGATGACCTGGTAGAGCCACGTAGCGCTTCCTATATTTACAACCAGATTCGTTCCGCGGAGAAATATGTGCATATTCTCCCGGAATCCAAACATATGATTTGTCATGATTGTGAGCAGGCGCAGCTTTTTGTCTTGGTTGATCAGTTTCTATCAGATTGTTCTGCGACAACGAGAAGGAGCGATGCAGATTGA
- a CDS encoding alpha/beta hydrolase, translating to MKSKRRSPEAFTYEGGEKGILLIHGFTGSTAELQPMGHYFQRLGYTVHAPLLAGHGTSPEEMAKTRWPDWWRSVQEGYESLKQAGCSTIAIAGLSMGGLLALRVAHQYPVVAAIAMNAPIEVRDKRIRWARYARYVKPYIPRRGKKPDHIESGMIPYDRDPVVCIASLWDFISTVKKELSYITVPTLVMQSEQDETIEPASADYIYEQIRSDYKEIQRYAKSGHIITLDKEREHVFSDAAAFLDRIQGKEA from the coding sequence TTGAAAAGCAAACGGCGATCCCCGGAAGCATTCACCTATGAAGGCGGAGAAAAAGGGATATTGCTTATTCATGGATTTACTGGAAGCACTGCCGAACTACAGCCGATGGGCCACTATTTCCAGCGACTTGGCTATACCGTTCATGCGCCGCTTCTCGCCGGGCACGGGACGTCTCCAGAAGAGATGGCGAAGACACGCTGGCCGGACTGGTGGCGAAGTGTGCAGGAAGGATATGAGAGTCTGAAGCAGGCAGGGTGCAGCACAATTGCGATTGCGGGCCTGTCGATGGGTGGACTCCTGGCACTGCGCGTCGCCCATCAGTATCCGGTCGTAGCTGCTATTGCGATGAACGCTCCGATTGAAGTTCGGGATAAGCGCATCCGCTGGGCGCGGTATGCTCGATATGTCAAACCGTATATTCCACGCCGGGGCAAGAAGCCGGACCATATCGAATCAGGGATGATTCCGTATGATCGTGATCCGGTTGTCTGCATTGCCAGTCTGTGGGATTTTATTAGCACAGTCAAAAAAGAACTTTCTTACATAACTGTACCGACGCTTGTGATGCAGTCCGAGCAGGATGAGACGATCGAGCCTGCAAGTGCGGATTATATTTATGAGCAGATTCGTTCAGACTATAAAGAAATACAGCGCTACGCAAAATCCGGTCATATTATCACGCTGGATAAAGAGCGGGAGCATGTGTTTTCGGATGCAGCGGCGTTTTTGGACCGGATTCAAGGAAAAGAAGCATAA
- the tpiA gene encoding triose-phosphate isomerase, which produces MNRTPIIAGNWKMYKTVGEAREFAGVIRNHKLEGAVEMVVCAPFTALSALAEELKGSDVKVGAQNMHYEASGAYTGEISPGMLTDLGMSYVIIGHSERREYFAETDETVNKKAKAAFANGLLPIVCVGENLEQRESGQTKENVREQVIRAVEGLSSEQAKQLVIAYEPIWAIGTGKSSSAEDAQDVIGFIRSTVEDAFDSQVAMQVRIQYGGSVNPQNIASYMGQPDIDGALVGGASLAADSYLQLVQGVVGGK; this is translated from the coding sequence ATGAATCGAACACCGATTATTGCAGGAAACTGGAAGATGTACAAAACAGTAGGCGAAGCCCGGGAATTTGCCGGTGTGATTCGCAATCATAAGCTAGAAGGTGCGGTGGAGATGGTCGTATGTGCACCGTTCACGGCACTGTCCGCGCTCGCGGAAGAACTGAAAGGTTCAGATGTGAAAGTGGGTGCACAGAACATGCATTATGAAGCGTCTGGGGCATATACGGGTGAGATTAGTCCGGGAATGCTGACAGACTTAGGCATGAGCTATGTGATCATCGGCCACTCGGAGCGCCGGGAGTATTTTGCGGAAACGGATGAAACGGTGAACAAAAAGGCGAAAGCAGCTTTTGCGAACGGACTTTTGCCGATCGTATGTGTAGGAGAAAATCTTGAACAGCGCGAAAGCGGCCAGACGAAAGAGAATGTTCGTGAACAGGTGATTCGTGCGGTGGAAGGACTATCAAGCGAGCAGGCAAAGCAGCTCGTCATCGCCTACGAGCCGATCTGGGCAATTGGAACCGGCAAATCGTCTTCTGCAGAGGACGCGCAGGATGTGATTGGATTCATCCGCAGTACGGTAGAAGATGCATTTGACAGCCAGGTGGCCATGCAGGTACGCATTCAATATGGCGGCTCTGTAAATCCGCAGAATATTGCTTCATATATGGGACAGCCCGATATTGACGGAGCGCTGGTCGGGGGCGCAAGCCTAGCGGCAGATTCCTATCTGCAGCTAGTACAAGGAGTAGTAGGAGGTAAGTGA
- a CDS encoding sugar-binding transcriptional regulator, giving the protein MADVNGMLLLQRMAPEALAMMEERYYILRQIRLLQPVGRRMLADVLNSTERIIRREVDFLREQRLLDSNRAGMFVTPDGEMMIEQLHSFWKEVGGIRERETEAERLLQIRRVVVVPGDADENEWVKEDLARQAADELNKLLPGRGIVAVAGGTTVAQMAGVVRLFPQADQITVVPARGALGENVELEANTVAAELASHAGASYRLLYLPDMIEEDVRRNIERDPGIAEVLELIAKTDVLVHGIGVAAEMSRRRGLNENVTHILQEHQAVSEVFGYYFNRAGELVYRMSTVGMQMENVHMLPSVLAIAGGKSKAEAIVSYIRNRANYVLVTDEAAISEVLSLLKESSTHEEEIRYDKDRD; this is encoded by the coding sequence ATGGCAGATGTGAACGGGATGCTTCTGTTGCAGCGCATGGCGCCGGAAGCACTGGCCATGATGGAAGAGCGTTACTATATTTTACGCCAGATTCGACTGCTTCAACCGGTTGGTCGGCGCATGCTTGCGGATGTGTTGAACAGTACAGAGCGTATCATTCGGCGGGAAGTAGATTTCCTCAGGGAACAGCGCCTGCTCGATTCGAACCGGGCCGGGATGTTTGTCACCCCGGATGGCGAGATGATGATTGAGCAACTTCATTCTTTTTGGAAGGAAGTCGGGGGCATACGTGAACGGGAAACAGAAGCTGAGCGCTTGCTGCAGATCAGGCGTGTCGTTGTCGTACCGGGAGATGCAGATGAGAATGAATGGGTAAAGGAAGACCTGGCGCGACAGGCAGCAGATGAACTGAACAAGCTTCTTCCTGGACGTGGTATCGTTGCTGTGGCAGGGGGGACAACAGTTGCCCAGATGGCAGGGGTTGTCCGGTTGTTTCCACAGGCAGATCAGATAACGGTCGTCCCTGCTCGAGGCGCTCTTGGAGAAAATGTGGAGCTCGAAGCGAATACGGTGGCAGCTGAACTTGCAAGTCATGCAGGAGCTAGTTATCGGCTGTTGTATCTCCCGGATATGATAGAAGAGGACGTGCGCCGCAATATTGAACGTGACCCGGGAATTGCAGAAGTTCTCGAACTCATTGCAAAGACAGATGTACTCGTTCACGGCATTGGAGTGGCAGCTGAAATGTCTCGAAGACGTGGTTTGAACGAGAACGTTACTCACATATTACAAGAACATCAGGCCGTTTCAGAAGTGTTCGGGTATTACTTTAACCGGGCCGGTGAGCTTGTGTATCGGATGAGTACGGTTGGTATGCAGATGGAGAATGTACACATGCTTCCTTCTGTCCTAGCCATTGCCGGGGGCAAAAGCAAGGCAGAAGCGATTGTTTCTTATATTCGGAACCGGGCCAATTATGTACTGGTAACCGATGAGGCAGCTATAAGTGAAGTGCTGTCATTACTTAAGGAATCATCTACTCATGAGGAGGAAATTAGATATGACAAAGATCGCGATTAA
- the gap gene encoding type I glyceraldehyde-3-phosphate dehydrogenase: MTKIAINGFGRIGRNVLRVALQQADIEVVGINDLTDAHTLAHLFKYDSVHGIYGEDVSVGENAIVVGDREIKVSAERDPANLPWKEWGVDVVIESTGRFTKRDDAAKHLEAGAKKVIISAPAKNEDITIVLGVNEEKYDPSIHHIISNASCTTNCLAPFAKVLHENFGIRRGLMTTVHSYTNDQQILDLPHKDLRRARAAGMSIIPTSTGAAKAVALVLPELAGKLNGFAMRVPTPNVSVVDLVAELDKNTTAEEINAALKKAADNELAGILGFSDEPLVSKDYNGDPRSSIIDGLSTMVLEDNMVKVVSWYDNEWGYSNRVIDLVNYIAKHGL, encoded by the coding sequence ATGACAAAGATCGCGATTAATGGATTTGGACGAATTGGCCGGAATGTGTTACGGGTGGCACTACAGCAGGCAGATATTGAAGTAGTAGGCATCAATGATTTGACGGATGCCCATACGTTAGCGCATTTGTTTAAATACGATTCTGTGCATGGAATCTATGGAGAAGACGTATCTGTCGGCGAGAATGCGATTGTTGTGGGCGACCGTGAAATCAAAGTGTCTGCAGAGCGCGACCCGGCCAACCTGCCGTGGAAAGAGTGGGGCGTCGACGTGGTTATTGAATCGACTGGACGCTTCACGAAGCGCGATGATGCCGCCAAGCACCTGGAAGCGGGCGCGAAAAAAGTCATCATCTCAGCACCAGCTAAGAATGAAGATATTACTATCGTGCTGGGCGTGAACGAAGAGAAATACGATCCATCCATCCACCACATCATCTCGAATGCGTCATGCACGACGAACTGTCTCGCACCGTTTGCGAAGGTGCTACACGAGAATTTTGGCATTCGTCGTGGTCTAATGACAACTGTGCATTCGTATACAAATGATCAGCAAATTCTTGATCTGCCACATAAGGACCTGCGCCGGGCGCGTGCGGCTGGTATGTCGATCATCCCGACCTCAACCGGAGCGGCCAAAGCCGTAGCACTCGTATTGCCAGAGCTTGCGGGCAAGCTGAACGGATTCGCTATGCGTGTGCCGACACCGAATGTATCCGTTGTGGACCTGGTAGCTGAGCTTGATAAGAATACGACAGCCGAAGAAATCAATGCAGCGCTGAAGAAAGCAGCGGATAATGAGCTTGCAGGTATTCTTGGCTTCTCCGATGAGCCATTGGTATCCAAAGATTACAATGGTGATCCACGCTCTTCAATTATCGATGGCTTGTCTACGATGGTGCTTGAAGATAATATGGTTAAAGTCGTTTCCTGGTATGACAATGAATGGGGATACTCAAATCGTGTCATTGATTTGGTGAATTATATTGCCAAGCACGGTTTATAA
- the eno gene encoding phosphopyruvate hydratase, protein MTIISDVYAREVLDSRGNPTVEVEVHLETGVMGRAMVPSGASTGAHEAVELRDGENGRYLGKGVLKAVENVNNIIAPELIGMNVLDQIGIDTALIEIDGTENKGKLGANAILGVSMAAARAAAIELEIPLYVYLGGFNAKTLPVPMMNILNGGAHADNNVDIQEFMVMPVGAETFAHALRMGAEIFHNLKAVLKEKGLNTAVGDEGGFAPNLSSSEEALQTIMAAIEKAGYKPGEDVKLALDVASTEFYKDGKYELVGEGVSKTSDEMIDYLEMLVNKYPIISIEDGLAEDDWDGWKKLTDRIGDRVQLVGDDLFVTNTVRLSQGIEQATANSILVKVNQIGTLTETFDAIEMAKRAGYTAVISHRSGETEDSIIADIAVATNAGQIKTGAPSRTDRVAKYNQLLRIEDELDAISKYAGQSAFYNIKK, encoded by the coding sequence ATGACGATTATCTCTGATGTATACGCACGCGAAGTACTGGATTCCCGTGGTAATCCGACAGTAGAAGTAGAAGTACATCTTGAAACAGGCGTGATGGGCCGGGCAATGGTTCCATCTGGTGCCTCTACAGGCGCACACGAAGCGGTTGAGCTTCGTGATGGCGAAAACGGTCGTTACCTTGGTAAAGGCGTTTTGAAAGCAGTTGAAAATGTAAATAACATCATTGCACCGGAATTGATTGGCATGAATGTACTTGATCAAATCGGTATCGACACAGCGCTGATCGAGATCGATGGTACAGAAAACAAAGGAAAACTTGGTGCGAATGCAATTCTTGGTGTATCCATGGCGGCAGCACGTGCAGCGGCAATTGAGCTTGAAATCCCGCTGTACGTATACCTGGGTGGATTCAATGCGAAAACACTTCCGGTTCCGATGATGAACATCCTGAACGGCGGGGCACATGCGGATAACAACGTCGACATTCAGGAATTCATGGTTATGCCGGTTGGGGCAGAAACGTTCGCACACGCTCTGCGCATGGGTGCAGAGATTTTCCATAACCTCAAAGCTGTTCTGAAAGAAAAAGGACTGAATACAGCAGTTGGCGACGAAGGCGGCTTCGCTCCGAACTTGTCTTCTAGTGAAGAAGCGCTGCAAACGATCATGGCTGCGATTGAGAAAGCAGGCTACAAGCCAGGCGAAGATGTGAAGCTCGCGCTTGACGTAGCTTCTACAGAGTTCTATAAAGATGGTAAATATGAGCTGGTAGGCGAAGGCGTAAGCAAAACATCTGACGAAATGATTGACTACCTGGAAATGCTCGTAAACAAATACCCAATCATCTCCATTGAAGATGGCCTGGCAGAAGACGATTGGGATGGTTGGAAGAAGCTCACAGACCGCATTGGCGATCGCGTGCAGCTCGTAGGGGATGACCTGTTCGTAACGAACACCGTTCGTCTGTCTCAAGGTATTGAGCAAGCTACAGCGAACTCGATCCTTGTTAAAGTAAATCAGATCGGTACACTGACTGAGACATTTGATGCGATCGAAATGGCGAAGCGTGCTGGCTATACAGCTGTTATCTCGCACCGTTCCGGTGAAACAGAAGATTCCATCATTGCTGATATCGCCGTTGCGACAAACGCAGGCCAGATCAAGACAGGTGCGCCATCTCGTACAGACCGCGTAGCAAAATACAATCAGCTTCTCCGCATTGAGGACGAGCTGGATGCAATTAGCAAATACGCAGGTCAGAGCGCGTTCTACAACATTAAGAAGTAA
- the gpmI gene encoding 2,3-bisphosphoglycerate-independent phosphoglycerate mutase has translation MNRPKPVALIIMDGFGCRDEVYGNAIKQAKKPNFDKYWSQFPHTTLGASGHSVGLPDGQMGNSEVGHLNLGAGRVVYQDLTRITKAIQEGDFFENDVLVNAVRHAKEKGTALHLYGLLSDGGVHSHNQHLYALLRLAKKEGLDRVYIHGFLDGRDVAPDSAVGYIEELQGKINEYGVGRIATVQGRYYAMDRDKRWERTEKSYRAMVYADGPEFTNAVEAVRESYERSVYDEFVMPTVITNEDGSPVATIQDNDAVIFFNFRPDRAIQLSQVFTNEDFRGFDRGEKCPKNLFYVCLTKFSESVDGYVAYKPANLDNTLGEVLAQNNLRQLRIAETEKYPHVTFFFSGGREAEFPGEKRILINSPKVATYDLQPEMSIYEVTDALLAEIEQDAQDVIILNFANCDMVGHSGMMEPTIKAVEVVDECMGKVVEAILAKGGAALVTADHGNADLMLGENGNPITSHSTYPVPFILTKDGIELREGGVLADISPTILKLLGVQQPTEMTGVPLF, from the coding sequence ATGAATCGACCGAAGCCAGTGGCTTTGATTATTATGGATGGATTCGGTTGCCGGGACGAAGTGTACGGCAACGCGATTAAACAGGCGAAAAAGCCGAATTTTGATAAATATTGGTCGCAATTCCCACATACTACACTCGGTGCAAGTGGGCATTCTGTCGGTCTGCCGGATGGTCAGATGGGAAATTCTGAAGTCGGGCATCTTAATCTTGGCGCAGGTCGAGTTGTGTATCAGGATTTGACTCGGATTACGAAGGCAATCCAGGAGGGTGACTTTTTTGAGAACGATGTGCTGGTGAACGCCGTTCGCCACGCGAAAGAAAAGGGTACAGCACTGCATCTGTATGGATTACTGTCAGATGGTGGTGTACATAGTCACAATCAGCATCTGTACGCATTGCTGCGTCTGGCCAAAAAAGAAGGGTTGGACCGCGTCTATATTCATGGTTTCCTCGATGGACGCGACGTGGCACCAGATAGTGCAGTTGGCTATATTGAAGAACTACAGGGAAAAATCAATGAGTATGGCGTGGGTCGCATTGCAACGGTACAGGGTCGCTACTATGCGATGGACCGTGACAAACGCTGGGAACGTACGGAGAAGTCCTACCGTGCGATGGTATATGCAGACGGTCCGGAATTCACAAACGCAGTCGAAGCAGTGCGCGAATCGTATGAGCGCAGCGTATATGATGAGTTCGTGATGCCAACAGTAATTACGAACGAAGATGGTTCTCCGGTGGCGACGATTCAAGATAACGATGCGGTTATCTTCTTTAACTTCCGCCCGGACCGTGCGATTCAGCTGTCCCAGGTATTCACGAATGAAGACTTCCGTGGATTTGACCGTGGTGAGAAGTGTCCGAAGAACTTGTTCTACGTCTGCCTGACGAAGTTCAGTGAATCGGTAGATGGGTATGTGGCATACAAACCCGCGAATCTTGATAATACGCTCGGTGAAGTATTGGCACAAAACAACTTACGCCAGTTGCGTATTGCCGAAACGGAGAAATATCCGCATGTGACCTTCTTCTTTAGCGGTGGACGCGAAGCAGAATTCCCAGGTGAGAAGCGTATTCTGATTAATTCGCCGAAGGTTGCTACATACGATTTGCAGCCTGAGATGAGCATTTATGAAGTAACAGATGCTCTGCTTGCAGAGATTGAGCAGGATGCGCAAGATGTCATCATCTTAAACTTCGCAAACTGTGACATGGTTGGTCACTCCGGCATGATGGAGCCAACGATTAAAGCGGTGGAGGTAGTTGATGAATGCATGGGCAAAGTCGTGGAAGCGATTCTTGCTAAAGGTGGCGCAGCACTTGTGACAGCTGACCATGGCAATGCAGATCTGATGCTCGGTGAGAACGGCAACCCAATCACATCACATAGCACATACCCGGTACCATTTATTTTGACAAAGGATGGCATCGAGCTGCGTGAGGGTGGTGTATTAGCGGATATCTCGCCGACCATTCTCAAGCTGCTTGGCGTCCAACAGCCGACTGAGATGACAGGTGTTCCGCTGTTCTAA